The genomic DNA GGACGGCAATTATTACTTTTTCACCATGCCGCTGCTCGTGGGCATTGCGGAAATGCATGGCGGCCGGGCTACGCCCCAGTTCTGGCAGGATTTTTCCTCCTACATGGCCGGGGAATTCGGCAGGGCATACACCAGCACCAAAGTTTCGCAGATGCGGACCATCCCGGTGGGAAAGAGCATTACCGTCGAGCATCACGTCACCACCTATGACAATATCCGGGACATCATCAACAATACCAGCGACCCGATAGTCATCAACCGATGCATGTGCCGGATGGGAGCGGCGGCGCGGGGCAACCCCTGCAAGAAGACTCACCGTGAAGAAACCTGCATGGCCTTCGGGGAATGGGCGAAGCTGGCGGTAGCGGGTGGTGTCCGCCCCATCTCCAAGGAAGAAGCGCTGGAAATCATGCGCCAGAATGAAGAGGACGGGCTCGTCCTGCAGCCCAACAACTACCGGAAGGTGGATTTTGTCTGCGCCTGTTGCGGGTGCTGCTGCGGTATTCTGAAGGTACAAAAGGCCTTGCCTGATCCGGCGGTGGTCTGGGCGCACAACTTTTATGCGACGGTGGATGCGGGGTCTTGCACGGGCTGCGGCACGTGTGTCGAGCGCTGCCAGGTCAATGCCATCGGGATCGACGAAAAGAGCGGTGCGGCCGTGATCGGCCTGGAGCGGTGCATCGGCTGCGGCAACTGTGTGGTCACCTGCGCCTCGGAAGCCATAAAACTTGTGAAAAAGGAGGAAGAAACCGTTCCACCCGTGGACGCTCCCGCGCTTTACAGGATGCTGGCGGAGAGGATGTAGCCGACCTTTACCTGTGGCGGGCCCGGCAGGGCTCGAACCTGGGACCCGGTGATGACGGGATCTCAAAGCCGAGCGTTTTTCCCCGCCGTTACTGGACCCGATAGATCCCAAAAAGCCTGAGCCGTCGGTGGCCGCCGTCAATGGCGGCGGGGAGAACGATCCCGGCAGCGGCCCTTTCCCGTCGAATATTCATGACACAGATATGTGACAAAAACCTTGACATATCGGTGAATATGCGGCTAGCTTGCCGCTACATCGTGGAATTTTCAGGAAACGAGGGCGCCATGGCATTATCCGAGGAAGCTAAAAACGGGATCACCCGCAGGGAATTCTTCAAGAACACGGCGATCAAGGGAACCACCGCTGTCGCTTTGGGCGCCGGAGGCATGGCGATTCCGGCGATGGCCCAACCCGCCAAGTCGGCAAAGGTGTCTGCGAGGACGATCCGGGAAGCCGCCCGTCAGACCAGGGTCTGCCGTACGGCCGATGTTGTGGTCGTGGGCGGCGGACCGGGGG from Acidobacteriota bacterium includes the following:
- a CDS encoding 4Fe-4S binding protein, which translates into the protein DGNYYFFTMPLLVGIAEMHGGRATPQFWQDFSSYMAGEFGRAYTSTKVSQMRTIPVGKSITVEHHVTTYDNIRDIINNTSDPIVINRCMCRMGAAARGNPCKKTHREETCMAFGEWAKLAVAGGVRPISKEEALEIMRQNEEDGLVLQPNNYRKVDFVCACCGCCCGILKVQKALPDPAVVWAHNFYATVDAGSCTGCGTCVERCQVNAIGIDEKSGAAVIGLERCIGCGNCVVTCASEAIKLVKKEEETVPPVDAPALYRMLAERM